One window of the Arthrobacter sp. D5-1 genome contains the following:
- the argF gene encoding ornithine carbamoyltransferase: MSTSTTRHFLKDTDLSPAEQAEVLELAVRMKAAPYSVQPFAAEGNGRKTVAVIFDKTSTRTRVSFATGIADMGGNALIINPGEAQIGHKESVEDTAKVLERMVSTIVWRTGAHAGLVAMAENSKVPVINALCDDYHPCQLLADLLAVKEHKGELAGLSMAYLGDAANNMANSYLLAGVTAGMHVRISGPEGYLPAAEIVAAAEERAAETGGSVLITSDAAEALKGADVVATDTWVSMGQESEKEARMQLFREYSVDEAAMAQAAPDAVVLHCLPAYRGYEISADVIDGPQSIVWDEAENRLHAQKALMAWLMHRSGLAFVEGLSPVEGTGESTF, from the coding sequence GTGAGCACGTCAACCACCCGTCACTTCCTCAAGGACACGGACCTGAGCCCCGCCGAGCAGGCTGAGGTCCTGGAACTCGCCGTCCGGATGAAGGCCGCGCCTTACAGCGTGCAGCCCTTCGCCGCAGAGGGCAACGGCCGCAAGACCGTTGCAGTGATCTTTGACAAGACCTCCACCCGCACCCGCGTCTCGTTCGCCACGGGCATCGCAGACATGGGTGGCAACGCATTGATTATCAACCCGGGGGAAGCGCAGATCGGCCATAAGGAATCCGTGGAGGACACTGCCAAAGTCCTGGAGCGCATGGTGTCCACCATTGTGTGGCGGACCGGGGCGCACGCCGGACTGGTGGCGATGGCTGAAAACTCCAAGGTCCCCGTCATCAATGCCCTGTGCGACGATTACCACCCCTGCCAGCTCCTGGCCGACCTCCTTGCCGTCAAGGAACACAAGGGCGAGCTGGCCGGACTGAGCATGGCGTACCTGGGCGATGCCGCCAACAACATGGCCAACTCGTACCTCCTTGCCGGCGTCACTGCCGGGATGCACGTTCGCATCTCCGGGCCGGAGGGGTATCTCCCTGCCGCGGAAATTGTTGCCGCTGCAGAGGAACGCGCTGCGGAGACCGGCGGTTCGGTCCTCATCACCAGCGATGCTGCCGAGGCCCTCAAGGGCGCCGACGTCGTTGCAACAGACACCTGGGTTTCCATGGGCCAGGAGTCCGAAAAGGAAGCGCGGATGCAACTCTTCCGTGAATATTCCGTGGACGAGGCCGCCATGGCGCAAGCTGCGCCGGACGCCGTCGTGCTTCACTGCCTTCCCGCTTACCGCGGTTACGAGATTTCGGCGGACGTCATCGACGGCCCGCAGTCGATCGTGTGGGATGAGGCGGAAAACCGCCTCCACGCCCAGAAGGCACTCATGGCATGGTTGATGCACCGCTCGGGACTTGCTTTCGTGGAGGGCCTTTCACCTGTTGAAGGTACCGGGGAGAGCACGTTCTAG
- a CDS encoding arginine repressor: MSTNPSVPGASPATKTARQARITAILTGESVRSQAELAALLADDGVQVTQATLSRDLVELGAVRVRGKEGALVYAVPGEGGDRNAKSGVTQEILDARLTRLCGELLVTAEASGNIVVLRTPPGAANFLALAVDHSVMPSVLGTIAGDDTLLLVARDPDGGAELAARFLRMAEEAGPANQ; encoded by the coding sequence GTGTCCACCAACCCGTCCGTGCCGGGCGCCAGCCCAGCCACCAAGACTGCCCGCCAGGCGCGTATCACCGCGATCTTGACAGGTGAGTCAGTGCGCTCCCAGGCAGAGCTTGCAGCCCTGCTGGCGGACGACGGCGTCCAGGTCACCCAGGCCACGTTATCCAGGGACCTCGTGGAGCTGGGCGCAGTCCGGGTCCGTGGAAAGGAAGGCGCGTTGGTTTACGCCGTTCCGGGGGAGGGCGGCGACCGCAACGCCAAGAGCGGCGTGACCCAGGAGATTCTGGATGCACGTCTGACGCGGTTGTGCGGCGAACTCCTGGTCACCGCGGAGGCCTCGGGCAATATCGTGGTCCTTCGTACCCCGCCGGGTGCGGCGAACTTCCTGGCACTGGCCGTGGACCACTCGGTGATGCCCTCTGTATTGGGTACGATCGCAGGCGATGACACTTTGCTGTTGGTCGCCCGGGATCCCGATGGCGGGGCAGAACTGGCGGCGCGTTTCCTGCGCATGGCCGAAGAAGCCGGGCCGGCCAACCAATAG
- a CDS encoding argininosuccinate synthase, whose translation MTERIVLAYSGGLDTSVAIGWIGEATGAEVIAVAVDVGQGGESLETIRQRALGCGAVEAYVADARDEFANEYAMPTLKANALYQGHYPLVSAISRPVIVKHLVKAAREFGATTVAHGCTGKGNDQVRFEVGIQTLGPDLKCIAPVRDLALTRDKAIAFAEEKGLPIETTKKNPYSIDQNVWGRAVETGYLEDIWNAPTKDIYDYTATPEFPPAPDEVTISFQAGVPVAIDGVKVTPLQAIQELNRRAGAQGVGRIDVVEDRLVGIKSREIYEAPGAMALITAHKHLEDITIEREQARFKATVGQRWSELVYDGQWFSPLKRSLDAFIEDTQQYVSGDIRMVLHGGQAVVNGRRSETSLYDFDLATYDTGDTFDQSMARGFIELWGMSSKVASGRDLRVAGK comes from the coding sequence GTGACTGAGCGCATTGTTCTGGCCTACTCCGGTGGCCTTGATACTTCCGTAGCCATCGGCTGGATCGGTGAAGCCACCGGTGCCGAGGTCATCGCTGTGGCCGTCGACGTCGGACAGGGTGGCGAGTCCCTGGAGACCATCCGCCAGCGCGCCCTCGGTTGCGGCGCCGTCGAGGCCTACGTAGCCGACGCCCGCGACGAGTTCGCCAACGAGTACGCCATGCCCACCTTGAAGGCCAACGCCCTCTACCAGGGCCACTATCCGCTGGTTTCGGCTATCTCCCGTCCGGTCATCGTGAAGCACCTCGTCAAGGCTGCCCGCGAATTCGGCGCCACCACCGTTGCCCACGGCTGCACCGGCAAGGGCAACGACCAGGTCCGTTTCGAAGTCGGCATCCAGACCCTCGGCCCGGACCTGAAGTGCATCGCACCGGTTCGCGACCTCGCCCTGACCCGCGACAAGGCCATCGCCTTCGCCGAGGAGAAGGGACTGCCGATCGAGACCACCAAGAAGAACCCGTACTCGATCGACCAGAACGTCTGGGGACGCGCCGTTGAGACCGGTTACCTCGAGGACATCTGGAACGCTCCCACCAAGGACATCTACGACTACACGGCCACCCCGGAATTCCCCCCGGCACCGGACGAGGTCACCATCTCCTTCCAGGCCGGCGTGCCGGTAGCGATCGACGGCGTCAAGGTCACCCCGCTGCAGGCCATCCAGGAACTTAACCGCCGTGCGGGCGCCCAGGGCGTCGGCCGCATCGACGTCGTCGAGGACCGCCTTGTTGGCATCAAGTCCCGCGAAATTTACGAAGCCCCGGGTGCCATGGCGCTGATTACCGCGCACAAGCACCTCGAGGACATCACCATCGAGCGCGAGCAGGCCCGCTTCAAGGCCACCGTTGGCCAGCGCTGGTCCGAGCTGGTGTACGACGGACAGTGGTTCTCCCCGCTGAAGCGCTCCTTGGACGCTTTCATCGAGGACACGCAGCAGTACGTTTCCGGCGACATCCGTATGGTCCTCCACGGTGGCCAGGCAGTAGTCAACGGTCGTCGCTCCGAGACCTCGCTGTACGACTTCGACCTCGCCACCTACGACACCGGCGATACCTTCGACCAGTCCATGGCACGTGGCTTCATCGAGCTGTGGGGCATGTCCTCCAAGGTTGCCTCCGGCCGCGACCTGCGCGTCGCAGGCAAGTAA
- the argH gene encoding argininosuccinate lyase, with protein MASATNEGALWGGRFAGGPADALAALSKSTHFDWRLARYDIAGSKAHARVLAKAGLLDDAELEGMLSALTQLDEDVASGAYLPAESDEDVHGSLERGLIERAGTQLGGKLRAGRSRNDQVATLGRMFLRDHARIIAGGVLATIDALVEQAKAHQGVAMPGRTHLQHAQPVLLSHHLLAHAWALLRDVQRLQDWDKRAGVSPYGSGALAGSSLGLDPEAVAADLGFFSAVHNSIDGTASRDVFAEFAWVCSMIGVDLSRISEEVIFWATKEFSFVTLHDSYSTGSSIMPQKKNPDVAELARGKAGRLIGNLTGLLATLKGLPLAYNRDLQEDKEPVFDAADTLELLLPAVSGMIATLKFNTERMESLAPQGFALATDIAEWLVRQGVPFREAHELSGAAVKQAEGRGVELWDLTDEEYAAISVHLTPEVRSVLSTEGSLNSRNSQGGTAPAAVERQLTALQAELDAVRSYAS; from the coding sequence ATGGCCTCGGCAACAAACGAAGGTGCACTGTGGGGCGGCCGGTTCGCTGGTGGCCCCGCGGATGCGCTGGCCGCACTGAGCAAGTCCACCCACTTTGACTGGCGGCTTGCCCGCTATGACATCGCCGGCTCCAAGGCCCACGCCCGCGTGCTGGCCAAAGCAGGTTTGCTGGACGACGCCGAGCTCGAAGGCATGCTTTCCGCACTCACCCAGCTGGACGAGGACGTCGCGAGCGGCGCCTACCTGCCGGCCGAGAGCGACGAGGACGTTCACGGTTCCCTGGAACGTGGCCTGATTGAGCGCGCCGGGACCCAGCTGGGCGGCAAACTCCGCGCCGGCCGTTCACGCAACGACCAGGTGGCCACCCTGGGCCGTATGTTCCTTCGCGACCATGCACGCATCATCGCCGGCGGTGTCCTTGCCACCATCGACGCCCTGGTGGAGCAGGCCAAGGCCCACCAAGGCGTTGCCATGCCGGGCCGGACACACCTGCAGCACGCCCAGCCGGTGTTGCTTAGCCACCACCTCCTGGCCCATGCCTGGGCTTTGCTGCGCGACGTGCAGCGGCTCCAGGACTGGGACAAGCGCGCCGGTGTTTCGCCGTACGGTTCCGGTGCTTTGGCCGGTTCTTCGCTTGGTTTGGACCCCGAGGCTGTTGCTGCTGACCTCGGATTCTTCTCGGCCGTCCACAACTCGATCGACGGCACCGCTTCCCGCGATGTCTTCGCCGAGTTCGCCTGGGTGTGTTCCATGATTGGCGTGGACCTGTCCCGGATCTCCGAGGAAGTCATCTTCTGGGCCACCAAGGAGTTCTCCTTTGTCACGCTGCATGACTCGTACTCCACGGGGTCCTCGATCATGCCGCAAAAGAAGAACCCGGACGTCGCTGAGCTCGCCCGTGGCAAAGCAGGCAGGCTTATCGGCAACCTGACCGGTCTGCTGGCAACCCTGAAAGGACTGCCGCTCGCGTACAACCGCGATCTGCAGGAGGACAAGGAACCGGTCTTCGACGCCGCCGACACCCTGGAGCTTTTGCTTCCGGCCGTGTCCGGCATGATCGCCACGCTGAAGTTCAACACCGAGCGCATGGAATCCCTGGCCCCCCAGGGTTTCGCGCTGGCAACGGACATCGCAGAATGGCTGGTCCGCCAGGGCGTCCCCTTCCGCGAGGCCCACGAGCTCTCCGGCGCTGCCGTCAAGCAGGCCGAAGGCCGTGGCGTTGAGCTGTGGGACCTGACGGACGAGGAATACGCAGCGATCTCGGTGCACCTGACTCCCGAGGTCCGCAGTGTCCTCAGCACCGAAGGTTCGCTCAACAGCCGCAACTCGCAGGGCGGAACGGCACCGGCCGCCGTCGAACGCCAACTGACGGCTCTCCAAGCGGAACTGGACGCAGTGCGTTCCTACGCCAGCTAG
- a CDS encoding maleylpyruvate isomerase family mycothiol-dependent enzyme — protein MTQITPETLPEELHKAAGTVTRILAKLDDSSVAEPSELPGWTRGHVLAHLAGISNAMARQLEYARRGETGELYDGGMDGRNKAIALAAGHSLTEHTEAVTTAMDAAIAAFDALGPEDWQARIAYRDGTVLDGGLALWRELTIHASDLGVGFGPETWNRPFCEHLIGFLAARVPDTYKFVLQPTGLPQRTIGSGGTSIAITGMLTDIAAWLAGREPSLGSLRATAAADGVDLPDLLPWPAPQPAAR, from the coding sequence ATGACTCAGATCACCCCCGAGACGCTGCCCGAAGAGCTTCACAAAGCCGCCGGCACCGTCACCCGCATCCTCGCCAAACTGGACGACTCATCCGTCGCTGAACCGTCGGAGCTGCCAGGCTGGACCCGGGGTCACGTCCTCGCCCACCTTGCCGGGATCTCAAATGCCATGGCCCGGCAACTTGAGTACGCGCGCCGCGGCGAAACCGGGGAACTGTACGACGGCGGCATGGACGGCCGTAACAAGGCCATCGCACTCGCGGCGGGGCACAGCCTCACGGAGCACACGGAGGCCGTCACCACCGCCATGGATGCGGCGATTGCCGCGTTCGATGCCTTGGGACCGGAGGACTGGCAGGCGCGTATTGCGTACCGGGACGGGACAGTGCTCGACGGCGGCCTGGCCCTATGGCGGGAGCTCACCATCCATGCGTCGGATTTGGGTGTGGGGTTCGGACCGGAGACATGGAACAGGCCTTTCTGCGAACACCTGATTGGCTTCCTCGCTGCACGCGTCCCTGACACGTACAAATTCGTCCTGCAGCCCACCGGCCTGCCACAGAGGACCATTGGCAGCGGCGGCACCTCCATCGCGATTACCGGCATGCTGACCGACATCGCCGCGTGGCTTGCGGGCCGAGAGCCCAGCCTGGGCAGCCTTCGCGCAACAGCGGCCGCCGATGGAGTGGACCTGCCGGACCTGCTGCCCTGGCCGGCACCCCAGCCCGCCGCCCGCTGA